From Cyclobacteriaceae bacterium, a single genomic window includes:
- a CDS encoding periplasmic heavy metal sensor: protein MNYIDKSRFMVFMIVALVLLNLGTLGVVFMNRPPHGGPGPGRSPEGPGMLLMDKVGFTEEQRAAYRLLMDEHRNLMHSSEDSIRFYKEQLFSYLPASNSTSAELSAVAISRLQKKIEMTTFDHFVKVRALCTPDQATKFDAIIQEVLKMMAPPKGPGQGPGPGKR, encoded by the coding sequence ATGAATTACATAGACAAGTCCAGATTCATGGTCTTCATGATCGTAGCGTTGGTTCTTCTGAACCTTGGAACGCTGGGAGTGGTATTTATGAACCGCCCTCCCCATGGCGGTCCCGGACCAGGACGCTCTCCGGAAGGACCCGGAATGCTGCTGATGGATAAGGTTGGATTTACGGAAGAACAAAGGGCGGCCTACCGCCTGCTGATGGACGAGCATCGCAACCTTATGCATTCATCAGAAGATAGTATCAGGTTCTATAAAGAACAGTTATTCAGCTACTTACCTGCCTCCAATTCCACTTCTGCGGAGCTGTCTGCCGTTGCCATTTCAAGACTTCAGAAGAAGATTGAGATGACCACGTTTGATCATTTTGTGAAGGTTCGTGCCCTCTGCACGCCGGATCAGGCAACGAAGTTTGATGCTATCATTCAGGAAGTTCTGAAGATGATGGCACCTCCAAAAGGCCCGGGTCAGGGACCGGGTCCAGGAAAGAGATAA